The stretch of DNA ATTTGAAATGAAGTCAGTAATGAAGGTTTCAGAAGGTAATCAATCTGTATCATTTGATATGGAAATGAAAGTAAAATATTCTGATATAAACAAAGTTAAAGAAATAGTAATTCCCGATGAAGTTAAAAATGCAAAAGAAACAAAAGCAAAATAGAGGATGAATTACAAATATTTTATTTAATGCAGACATTAGAAGTTGTCTGCATTTTTTGTGAAACAATTTTAATGATAACTTAATTAAAAAAATATAAAATAGTTCAATCAATAAATGGATTATTTTTTGAATTTTCTTTATATTTACATTTTATTGCAAATATATTACAATTTAGTTGTCGGAGGTTTTATATGAAAAAGACACAAAAAATTTTAATGATTTTAGTTATTTTTTTGCTTTTTTCTCTGGCAGGTTGTTCATCTAAGATTGATAATGCTGAAAATGAAAAATTAGTGAAGAAAGTTATTGAAGCCACAAAATCGGTAAAAAGTACAAATGTAAAAATTGAAACTATACAAAATTTTACAAATCCGGATCAAAATGTCCACTCAATTATACAATTAGACACGTCAATGACAACAAATCCATTCATTGTAAAAATTAATCGTAATGAAGAAAGAAACGGACAAAAAATTGAGAGTATGTTGTATATCACAGATGACACTGTTTATGTAGAAGACATTAAGAATAAAACTTGGAAGAGGGCTACTAACGAAAAGTTTAGAGAAGGATATAATGGTAAAAGAAAACTTGCAAATTTTGAAATTGTAACGGAATTTTTACATGCTATTCAAAATAAGATGAAGGTATCAGAAAATGACCTAAATTATGAAGTTACTTACTCCGGAAGCGAGAATTCTGTTAATAAAGTCTTTTCGAAAATTCTGGACTCGGTTCAAACAGGAACTGAAGAATTAAGAAAGAAATTATTGGTAGAAAAAGTTGAAGTAAAATATATAATTGATAAAAAGACCTTTTTGCCGATAGAATGTGAAATAAAAGCTAAATTTGCATATTTTAAAGATGGACAGAGAGTTATTTCCGTATCTTTAGATGAAGAATTTACAGCAAAGTTTTCTGAAATTAATGAAGTTAAAGAAATAATAATACCTGAAGAAGCAAAAAATGGGAAATTAATAGAAGCGGATTTATCCTATAAGTAACAATAGGTCAATTTTAAAGGGAGTTGAAAGTTAATGTATATTTTAGATGGAATTGTAAAAGCCATAGCTTTAGTTGTTTTAGTAGTTATTTTGATTCTTTTAGCAAAAAAACCTACAGTTGAAAATAAATTTACAATGAGAAAATATATAAAATGGATTTTTACAATAGAAATTGTTTTGATTATTTACATAACAATAACGCGTTTGTATTTTGAATACAGTTTTCTTTCATATACATTTGTTATCGGAATAATTATATCAGTAACTACAGCCTATCGATTTATGGTTTATATTAGAGAGATGGCTTGGATATGGTTTTTTAAAAAATATGGAGATTATAGTGAAGGAAAAACTTCTTTGTATTACTTTAAGTACAATTTATACAGTTTACTTTTTGGACAAAGAGATGGTGGGTTCCTTCTTTTTGGATTTGTTGAGATAATATTTATACTATTTCCAATGGTCATACTTTCTAATTTATTGGCCTTTCTAATATCAAATTTGATTTTAGGAAACGGCTGGAGTATTGTAATATAAATGGGAAAATGATGTATAAAAAAGTAGATATGAAAAAATATCTGCTTTTTTTGTGATAATTCTATGTTCGATGTATCTACGATACATTTACTTTTGCTAAAGCAAAAGTATGAGATCTCTCCGTTGCACTCAGCTTCGCTTCGTTACAGTCGAGATGACGTATAAGGGAAAAATCTTCGTTTTATGGCTGGACGTTAAAAGTAGATAAACTTCAAATTATCTTTATAAATATATTATGAAAAAATATAATAGAAAAAAGCAAAAAATCATATAATTATATTTAAATATATTATATAAAACAAAATAATTCACGTCATAATACTATGCAAAGAAATATCCCCTAACACGTCATTTTAATTGAAATGAAGCGAAGCTGAGTGAAATGAATCTGCCCTAACGTTGTTTACTTATAAACAAAAGTAGGTCTGACGGAGTCATTGTCCGTAAAATAAAATAATTAACGTTAAAGTTCTTTGTGAAGAAATGCCCCTAACACGTCATCTCGACTGTAGCGTTAGCGGAATGGAGAGATCTCATACTATTATTTGTTTACAAATAATAGTGAGTCCTGCAAAGGACTAAAAAATAGTTGGATAAAATTACTATGCAAATCTAAAGCTCCATTATTATGAAAAAATCCACAAAATGTATCTACCGTACATTTACATTTGATCGTATGTCCTACAAAGGGCTTGTATAAAATTATAGTTAAGTAAATAAGAACCCCACCCTTCCACGATGCTTCACATCGGTTGGGTACCCGGGAACCTTGTTGCTTCGCAATAACAACCCCACCCTTCCACGATGCTTCGCATCGGTTGGGTACCCGGGAACCTTGTTGCTTCGCAATAACAACCCCACCCTTTCACGATGCTTTGCATCGGGTGGGTTCATGGGAACCTTGTTGTTTCACAATAAAAAAAGGAGTCCAAACTCCTTTTTTATTTACTATTTTATATCTTGTTTTTGGAAAAACAAGATACTTAAAACTGAACAAACTATAATCCAAACAAACATTGCAATAATAAAAATCGTAGTACTTTTTTGTGTTGCGCCTCCACCTGTTATATTTGAGATGAAAAAAGGAAAAAGTCTTGATAAGTTGCCTGATTTAAAAAATATCGTTTCAAGTAGGCTAACAATTACATTTAAAACTAAACTTACAATTATTGAAATCGCAATAGCAGCTCCTGAACTCTTTACCATAAAGCTGATTAGAGTGAAGATTGAAGCAAATGCACAAAGTGCAAGAATTGCAATAGCTGTCAATTTTATAATTTCTACTAAATCATCTGATTTTATTGAAGTTTTTGTAAATAAAATCACGGCAATTAGACCTGAAAGTACTGAAAGAATCATAAAGGCTATTGCTAAAATAAAATTCCAAATTAATTTTGAAAGTACTATTTCAGGTCTCTTAATTCCTTTGGATGCAACATTTTTAATCGTTCCTGTTTTAAAATCACTTCCGATAAATATACATACAATTATCAAAAATATAAAAGTTGTAGGATTTGTTATTATTCTATATTGAGAAAAAGAGAAAGCTTTTTGCCCTAGTTTTGACGAAAGAGCTGACGCTGAAAATATACTAAAGCAAGTCAAAGCCATTGTGATTAATGTACAAATCCACCAAAATTTTGATTTTTGCAGTTTAAAACCATCATATTTAAAAACTCTATTCATGTTTGCCTCCTATAAGTTCCATAAAATAGTCTTCCAAATCAACATTCTTAAAGCCATAAGCAGTTGGAATTACTCCTTTTGAAGTTATTTGTTTAAGAATTTCGTCGGAATTTTCTTCTTTAGAGATTATAAACTTAAGTTTTTCGCCATCAAATGTAAAATCTACATTATTTTCTTTAAAAAATTCTTCTGTATTTTGAACATCTGCCTCTTTAACTTTTATCTCAAAACCGTCCTCAGTTTTTTCATCAAGCTCTTTAGCAGTAAATTCTTTAATGAGTCTACCTTTATCTATAACTCCATATCTTGTCGCCAATTTATGAAGTTCTCCTAAAATATGGCTTGAAATTAAAACAGTAATATCTTTTTCTTTATTTAATTTTAAAATTAAGTTTCTAATATCTCTAATTCCTTCCGGATCCAGTCCGTTTGTAGGTTCATCAAGTACTAAAAATTCAGGATTTCCTACAAGTGCAAGGGCTATTGAAAGTCTTTGTTTCATACCAAGTGAAAAATCTTTCGCTTTCTTTTTCATTGAAAAATCCAATCCTACAGTTTCAAGTAAATTATTAATTTCTCCTTCACTAAGTTTAATTCCAACAACTTTGGATTGAGCAATTATATTATCCTTTGCAGTCATCTTTGGAAATATTGCAGGATTTTCTACAATACATCCAATTTTATCTCTTCCTTCAAATAAATTACTTGAACCGAAAAGTTCAATTTCTCCACTTCTTTTTTCACAAAGACCGAGTAAAATTCTTATTAAAGTAGTCTTACCGGCACCGTTTCTTCCAATAAATCCGTAAATATCTCCACGTTTGATATTCATATCAACGTTATCTACGGCTATTGTTTGACCGAAAATTTTAATAAGACCTCTTATTTTTAAAATATCATCCATAAAAACCTCCTTATAAAGTTCTTGAACTATATTTTAACACAAAACAGTATCTATATCAATATTATTGTGAAGCAATAAGGTTAATCTTGTTCATGTGGTCTAGAGCACTTAGGAAGGGCGAGATTTTATTGTGAAACAACAAGGTTCCCGGGAACCCACCCGATGCGAAGCATCGTGGAAGGGTGGGGTTCTTATTTATTAAATGCTGTACTTCTACTATTTTCTAAAAGTTTTGAACTCATTCCTATAAACCAAGTTAGTACCATTGGAATTACCCAACCAAGACTTAAGCTATAAAAAGGAAGACTTGAAACTAATTTAGTAACAAAAGGTAAAGTTAAATTTACACTTTGTAATGATTCTACAACAGCTATAAAAGTTACGGTATAACAAACTAATCTATAAGTAAATTTATTATATCCGAAATATTTTTCTGTAAGTCCAAGTAGTATTAAAACTATTGAAACAGGATAGATTGCAACTAAAACAGGAACTGAAACTTTTAATATTGTGTTAAGTCCGAAGTTCGCAACTAAAAATGATAAAAATGTCCAAAATACTATCCATTTATTATAAGATACTTTTTCTTTTGTCAAATTTTCAAAGAATTTACTTATACTTGTTATAAGTCCTATACAAGTTGTTAGACAAGCAAGAGTAAATATACTCGCAAGTAAAACTATACCGAATTTTCCGAATACATATTGTGAAACTGTTGTTAATATTTCAGCACCGTTTTTAACATTTTCAGTTAGGCCTGAAGTTGTCATTCCTATATAAGCAAGCATTGCATATATTACAAAAAGGAATGAGCCGGCAACTAAACCAACTTTTACAGTATAACCTATAACTTTTTCTTCATTTTCAACTTGGAAAGATTTTATTGCAAGTGAAATTACAAGACCGAAGTTTAAAGCTGCTATTGTATCCATTGTATTATATCCTTCTAAGAATCCTTTAACAGTTGAAGAAGTCGCATAATCTCCAACAGGACTTGTTACAGCATTAGGATTTTTAAATAAAACTCCAACAAACATTACTGTTATAAGAAGTAAAAGAGCAGGAGTCAAAAATTTTCCCATTCTTGAAACTAATTTATTTGGCTTTAAACAAACTAAATAAGCTACTAAAAAGAATACAAAAGTGTAAACAAGTCTTGACACATTTACTGATACATTTTCTGGTAAAAATGGAGCAACTGCCATTTCAAAAGGAAGGCTTCCTGCTCTTGGGATTCCAAGTCCAGGTCCTATTGCCATATATATCATAGTAGTAAATATAATTGCAAAATATTTATCCACTTTACTTGCCAGATTTGAAAGACCTTTAGTCTTTGCAACACAAACAACACCTAATATTGGAAATACAACTGCTGTTACTCCAAAGGCTAATAAACTTTGAAAACTTGCAGAACCTGCTTGTTTTCCTAATAGAGGAGGGAATATTAAATTTCCTGCTCCAAAAAATAAACCGAATAGCATTATTGCCACACTAAAAAATTGTTCTCTTGATAAATTGTTTTTCATAAAAACCTCCTAAAATTTAATCTTGGACATTTTGTTTAAATAATCTCATTATATAAAGGGTGGTAAATTATTTCGCAATAAGAATCCCACCCTTCCACGATGCTTCGCATCGGGTGGGTGCTCGGGAACCTTGTTGTTTCACAATAAAAAAAGTCCTTTGTTCTATTTAGAACAAAGGACGAAATAACTTCCGCGGTACCACCTTAATTTTTCAAAAAATGAAACACTCAAACATCTAACAATGTCGGGTTTTTGTAACGCAAACCACTGCGGGATTCCTTACTCATTTCACGAATCCTTTGTAAAAGATGATTTTCAAAAATTTTCCGTATTAGTTCACACCAACCACTAACTCTCTTAAACTTTCAATTTTCTACTCTTTCTTTCAAATTTAAAATTTATTTTCATTATTTTATCATCTAAAAAAATATTTGTCAATATATTTTTTCGGTTTTTTTAATAAAATCAGGAAAATTTTATATCATTAATTTACCTGTTTTTTCATTAAGCGAAAAAATATGAATATTTGTTGATTTTATTTATAATAAATGTTAGAATAAAAATTACAAAATGGTTTAAGGAGGTTTAAATGAAAAAGAGAGATATTAATTTACAAAATTTACAAATTTTTTCTGATTTATCAACTGAAGAAATAGATGTTTTTAAAGATGAATTAAATATAATGAGATACAAAAAAAATACATTTTTATTTAAACCCGGAGATAAAGCCGATACAATGTATATTATAGCAAGTGGAAAAATAAAAGTTTTTACGATAAGCAGTTCCGGAATTGAACAAATGCTATATATCTATCAAAAAGATGATTTTATCGGCGGACTTAATCTTATAAAAAAGACAGCTTATATCTACTATGGACAAGCCATTGAAGACACTTTGGTCATTTCTCTTTCCAGAGAATGTTTTGATAAAATTATAAATAAATATCCAAAAGTTACAATAAAAATTTTGGAAGAATCCTTTTTAAGAATTCGTCATGCAGAAGATTTAGTAACAAGACTTATAGAAAACAGTGCAGATGTAAAAGTCGCATCACTTCTTTTAAGTTTGGCTAGAAACTTCGGCATAAAAAAAGCCGACGGAATTTTGTTAGAATTAAATATAAGCCGTGAAAATATGGGATCCTTTGCAGGGCTTACAAGAGAAACCGTAACCCGAAAACTTGCAGAACTAAATGCAAAGGGAGTTATAGAGTTAATCGAAACGAAAAAAATACTAATAAAAGATGTTGACTACTTAAAAGATATTATAGTACAGAGATAATGGAAATTATCTCTTTTTTGTTGTAAAAAGGATAATAGTATGTCTGAAGGAAATAAAAAACAAAAGTTCTATATGTATCTACGATACATTTACTTATTCTTGTAAACAAGAATAAGTATGAGATCTCTCTGCTCCGTTTCACTTCGGTCGGGATGACGTAAAAAGGAAGAATCTTTGTTTTATGGCTTTTTTAATTCTATCGTCATATTTTGTTGAATTTTATAAAAAAATATGGTATAATAAAAAACGTCACGAGTTTTATACCATAATTATAATTTCTAATAAATATAATATAAGGAGAGAATAAGTTGGAGTGTTATGGTATTTTTAAAAATAGACTTAAGTTTGCTTGTATAAAATAATCAAAATATTAAAGTAAATATAAGGTCCATTTTAAAGAATAATTATAAGGAGGATAATATAGTGAAAAAAAATGTAATTAGTATATTAATGATATTTGTGTTATTATTCGGTACTGTTGCACCTAGTTTTGAAAAAGTGTCTTTTGCGAATAAGAGTAATGAAAATAATATTGTTTATACTGACAAAAAGATTAACTCTGATGTCAAAAAGAGTTTAACTGATAGCTCTAAACATAATGAAAAAGATATAGAAAAAACAAAAAAAGAAGTGGATATAAAAACTGGTATCAAAGCTAATGATACTAAATCTAAAGAGGGTAAAAAGACAGATTCTATGTCAGAAAAAACTTTAGAAAAAAATAAGAGTGAGAATAAAAAGATAGAGAAGGATAAAAAGTCTAAAGATAATAAGTCTGATACTGAAAGAAATAAATTAAAAGAACAAACTTTTATTACTGAAACACGTGATATTATGAGAACTCCAAAAGAGGTTGATGCTACGATAGTAGAGTTTAAGATAGTAAGAGATAATAATGAAAATCCAACCGGTACATTTAATTTCTATGAGGCATTTAAAATAAAGATTAAATGGGATGCTAGTAAACATGGTAAGACTTTAAAAAAAGGAGATTTTTTCAAAATTAAAATTCCGGAAGAATTCAGATTGGCACACAAAGTAGAGTTTGATTTAAAAACGGAAGACAGGAAAGTTTTGGGACATTTAGTTGCAACTCCTAATACCAATGGTGGTGCTGATGTTGTAGTTACTTTTAATGAATATGTAGAAACACATGAGAATATAAAGGGTGAATTCTCTTTTGATTCAGCATTTAATGTTTCTAAATATATTAAGAAATCAGATGGAAGTTATACTATATCTTATACTTTTGATGGAAAGACATATAATCATAATATTAAACCGAAACCAAATGTAAGTAATAATGAGGTTTTTGTAAAGTGGGCGAATAAAACTCAAGATGGTTTAAATGAAGCAGAATGGGTTCTTAGGTTAAATTTTAAAAAGGGTATTTTTGCAAATGTTGTTATTAGTGATGAGCTCACATCTGAAACGGGAGTATTGCCTTTAAATATAAAATATAAACCGGATACATTTAGACTTAAACAGGTAGAGTTTAATAGTACCGGAGATGATATAAGTGGAGATAAATATAAATCTATTAAATATGAAGAATTGAAAAATTATATTACTTTTGACAAAGATATGCGAAAATTTACCTTTAGAATGAGTGATTTCTTAAAGGACAAAGGTTATTCCACAGATGGTAAGTTAAATGCAACACAATGGTATCTATTTTACAAATCCACTTATGAAAAAGGATTAAAATTAAAAAACAAAGCAGAATTTAAGTCAAAAGAAGAAACAATTGAAAGATCTAGTTATTATCAATCTGCAGAAGGAAATGGTTCCGGTGGTGGTGACTTAACAAACAAAATTAAAATTAAAAAAGTAGATTCTGATAATACTGATAAACCTCTAGCAAATGCAAAGTTTAAAATTATAAAAAAAGGAGATACCAGCAAGGTATGGAATATCGTGACTGATGCTAAAGGAGAGGCGGAAACAGAAAGACTTTCTCAAGGTGATTATGAAATAATAGAGACAGATGCACCTCTCGGTTATATGCGTGATGACAAGCCTATACCGGTAAAAATTATAGATGGCCAAGCAACGATTACAACTATTAAGAATAAAAAGACAAAAATAGAAGTAAAAGTAACAAAAGCTTGGGAAGATAAAGATAATCAAGACGGAAAGAGACCTGAAAGTATAACAGTTAAGTTATTTGCAAACGGACAACCAACTAATAAAACTCTTACTTTAACAAAAGAAAATGGTTGGAAGGGAAGTTTTGACAATCTTGATGAATACAAAGACGGAAAAAAGATTGATTATTCAATTGAAGAAGAAGATGTTGGAAATGGATATGCAGGTTTTATCACACAGCCATCAGAAACAGAGTTTAAAATAATAAATACAAGACAAACTGAAAAAGTAAATATAGCAGGAGAAAAGACTTGGGAAGATAAAGATAACCAAGATGGAAAGCGTCCGACAAAAATTAAGGTTAAATTACTTAAACAAGTTGAAAATGAAACTCCTGTAGTTGTAGAAACAAAAGAAGTAGAAGCTGATGCAACAGGTAAATGGACTTATTCTTTTGAAAATCTTGATAAGTATGAAAAAGGCAAACTAATCAAATACAGTATAGATGAAGAAGAAGTAACAGGATATACAAAAACTGTAGATGGATATAATATTAAAAATTCATATACACCTGAAGTAGTAAATATAGCAGGAGAAAAAACTTGGAACGATAATGATGACCAAGACGGAAAGAGACCTGAAAGTATTAAGGTTACTTTATACAAAACTGTAAACGGAGTAAAAAGTAAAGTAGAAGAAAAAGATGTTACAAAAGCAAACGGTTGGAAATATGAATTTAAGAATTTGCCAAAATATGAAAAAGGTAAAGAAATTAAATACAGTATAGAAGAAGATTCAGTAGCGGGTTATGTAGGTTCATTGGATGGCTATAATCTCACTAACACTCATACACCTGAAAAAGTAAATATAGCAGGAGAAAAGACTTGGGAAGATAAAGATAACCAAGACGGAAAGCGTCCGACAAAAATTAAGGTTAAATTACTTAAACAAGTTGAAAATGAAACTCCTATAGTTGTAGAAACAAAAGAAGTTTCAAAAGGCACTGATGGTAAGTGGAAATATGAATTCAAGGATTTACCAAAATATGAAAAAGGC from Parvimonas micra encodes:
- a CDS encoding DUF6612 family protein codes for the protein MKKTQKILMILVIFLLFSLAGCSSKIDNAENEKLVKKVIEATKSVKSTNVKIETIQNFTNPDQNVHSIIQLDTSMTTNPFIVKINRNEERNGQKIESMLYITDDTVYVEDIKNKTWKRATNEKFREGYNGKRKLANFEIVTEFLHAIQNKMKVSENDLNYEVTYSGSENSVNKVFSKILDSVQTGTEELRKKLLVEKVEVKYIIDKKTFLPIECEIKAKFAYFKDGQRVISVSLDEEFTAKFSEINEVKEIIIPEEAKNGKLIEADLSYK
- a CDS encoding ABC transporter permease, which codes for MNRVFKYDGFKLQKSKFWWICTLITMALTCFSIFSASALSSKLGQKAFSFSQYRIITNPTTFIFLIIVCIFIGSDFKTGTIKNVASKGIKRPEIVLSKLIWNFILAIAFMILSVLSGLIAVILFTKTSIKSDDLVEIIKLTAIAILALCAFASIFTLISFMVKSSGAAIAISIIVSLVLNVIVSLLETIFFKSGNLSRLFPFFISNITGGGATQKSTTIFIIAMFVWIIVCSVLSILFFQKQDIK
- a CDS encoding ATP-binding cassette domain-containing protein, giving the protein MDDILKIRGLIKIFGQTIAVDNVDMNIKRGDIYGFIGRNGAGKTTLIRILLGLCEKRSGEIELFGSSNLFEGRDKIGCIVENPAIFPKMTAKDNIIAQSKVVGIKLSEGEINNLLETVGLDFSMKKKAKDFSLGMKQRLSIALALVGNPEFLVLDEPTNGLDPEGIRDIRNLILKLNKEKDITVLISSHILGELHKLATRYGVIDKGRLIKEFTAKELDEKTEDGFEIKVKEADVQNTEEFFKENNVDFTFDGEKLKFIISKEENSDEILKQITSKGVIPTAYGFKNVDLEDYFMELIGGKHE
- the brnQ gene encoding branched-chain amino acid transport system II carrier protein, translating into MKNNLSREQFFSVAIMLFGLFFGAGNLIFPPLLGKQAGSASFQSLLAFGVTAVVFPILGVVCVAKTKGLSNLASKVDKYFAIIFTTMIYMAIGPGLGIPRAGSLPFEMAVAPFLPENVSVNVSRLVYTFVFFLVAYLVCLKPNKLVSRMGKFLTPALLLLITVMFVGVLFKNPNAVTSPVGDYATSSTVKGFLEGYNTMDTIAALNFGLVISLAIKSFQVENEEKVIGYTVKVGLVAGSFLFVIYAMLAYIGMTTSGLTENVKNGAEILTTVSQYVFGKFGIVLLASIFTLACLTTCIGLITSISKFFENLTKEKVSYNKWIVFWTFLSFLVANFGLNTILKVSVPVLVAIYPVSIVLILLGLTEKYFGYNKFTYRLVCYTVTFIAVVESLQSVNLTLPFVTKLVSSLPFYSLSLGWVIPMVLTWFIGMSSKLLENSRSTAFNK
- a CDS encoding Crp/Fnr family transcriptional regulator encodes the protein MKKRDINLQNLQIFSDLSTEEIDVFKDELNIMRYKKNTFLFKPGDKADTMYIIASGKIKVFTISSSGIEQMLYIYQKDDFIGGLNLIKKTAYIYYGQAIEDTLVISLSRECFDKIINKYPKVTIKILEESFLRIRHAEDLVTRLIENSADVKVASLLLSLARNFGIKKADGILLELNISRENMGSFAGLTRETVTRKLAELNAKGVIELIETKKILIKDVDYLKDIIVQR
- a CDS encoding Cna B-type domain-containing protein; translation: MKKNVISILMIFVLLFGTVAPSFEKVSFANKSNENNIVYTDKKINSDVKKSLTDSSKHNEKDIEKTKKEVDIKTGIKANDTKSKEGKKTDSMSEKTLEKNKSENKKIEKDKKSKDNKSDTERNKLKEQTFITETRDIMRTPKEVDATIVEFKIVRDNNENPTGTFNFYEAFKIKIKWDASKHGKTLKKGDFFKIKIPEEFRLAHKVEFDLKTEDRKVLGHLVATPNTNGGADVVVTFNEYVETHENIKGEFSFDSAFNVSKYIKKSDGSYTISYTFDGKTYNHNIKPKPNVSNNEVFVKWANKTQDGLNEAEWVLRLNFKKGIFANVVISDELTSETGVLPLNIKYKPDTFRLKQVEFNSTGDDISGDKYKSIKYEELKNYITFDKDMRKFTFRMSDFLKDKGYSTDGKLNATQWYLFYKSTYEKGLKLKNKAEFKSKEETIERSSYYQSAEGNGSGGGDLTNKIKIKKVDSDNTDKPLANAKFKIIKKGDTSKVWNIVTDAKGEAETERLSQGDYEIIETDAPLGYMRDDKPIPVKIIDGQATITTIKNKKTKIEVKVTKAWEDKDNQDGKRPESITVKLFANGQPTNKTLTLTKENGWKGSFDNLDEYKDGKKIDYSIEEEDVGNGYAGFITQPSETEFKIINTRQTEKVNIAGEKTWEDKDNQDGKRPTKIKVKLLKQVENETPVVVETKEVEADATGKWTYSFENLDKYEKGKLIKYSIDEEEVTGYTKTVDGYNIKNSYTPEVVNIAGEKTWNDNDDQDGKRPESIKVTLYKTVNGVKSKVEEKDVTKANGWKYEFKNLPKYEKGKEIKYSIEEDSVAGYVGSLDGYNLTNTHTPEKVNIAGEKTWEDKDNQDGKRPTKIKVKLLKQVENETPIVVETKEVSKGTDGKWKYEFKDLPKYEKGKLIKYSIDEEEVTGYTKIVDGYNVKNSRTPSKTSIKVTKAWEDKNDQDGKRPTSVTIKLLADGVETGDKLTLTAVNGWKGSFDNLDEYKAGKKIQYSIEEEDVGNGYSGFIAQTSNTEFNVINKREPEKTFVEGVKTWDDKDNQDGKRPTEITINLLKNGTKIASKKVTEADGWKWKFENLDKYENGKEINYTITEEKVEGYTTEVKGYDVKNSYTPGKTSLQVTKAWEDKNDQDGVRPNSVTIKLLADGVETGKKLVLTKANSWTGSFTDLDEYKAGKKIVYTIKEETVGNGYISVVTKTGENTFIVTNTREPEKTFVEGTKTWNDKDNQDGKRPTEITINLLKNGTKIASKKVTKADGWKWKFENLDKYENGKEINYTITEEKVEGYTTEVKGYNVKNSYTPGKTSLQVTKAWEDKNDQDGVRPNSVTIKLLADGVETGKKLVLTKANNWTGSFTDLDEYKDGKKIVYTIKEETVGNGYISVVTKTGENTFIVINTRQTEKTFVEGTKTWNDKDNQDGKRPTEITINLLKNGTKIASKKVTKIDGWKWKFENLDKYENGKEINYTIAEEKVEGYTTEVKGYDVKNSYTPGKTSLQVTKAWEDKNDQDGVRPNSVTIKLLADGVETGKKLVLTKANNWTGSFTNLDEYKDGKKIVYTIKEEPVGNGYKSVITGNEKEGFVVTNVRTPEQRIPKTGVGSNSALYTVLLGLSGTVIFSVFRRKRKENL